In the Diachasmimorpha longicaudata isolate KC_UGA_2023 chromosome 1, iyDiaLong2, whole genome shotgun sequence genome, one interval contains:
- the LOC135167648 gene encoding lethal(2) giant larvae protein homolog 1 isoform X3, with translation MLKFIRGKSQQPTPERQKLLKDLFAFRKTVQHGFPNKPTALAWDASLRLMIIGTASGAIKVFGRPGVEFYGQHSTESGETAVTRIIALPNEGRLVSLCDDNSLHLWEINENSVVETKSLALEGKLKKISAICLESSGENLLLGTEGGNIYLLDLKKFKMSDNIIYQDVVMQNVPEDYKKNPGAVEAIAEQPGHPDSILIGYNRGLMVLWNKATPGAQQTFISTQQLESVHWISEDRFVSSHNDGSYMFWSPGSDSTSEPTTVYGPYPCKAISKIFVYSLPDDDEMMLFSGGMPRSSYGDRHTITAMTKSKHVVFDLTSKVIDFFVVTSKPHVETESSDDIDEKDPLKNIPGPEALIILAEEEIVAIDLTDPDWKMMALPYLVSLHASAVTCSQHVPNVPEELWNSVVTSGKTQTEHLYSDKEWPIDGGVLLCQKGNKKLTENKRDLLLTGHEDGTIRFWDASGVTLTPLYKYSSSLLFTGEHLDVLEQSPDEDQEEWPPFRKVGTFDPYSDDPRLAVKKILLCPLSSTLIVAGTAGHIIVAKIISQVIQKQMKAVTMNIVNDRDGFAWKGHDSLPVRTAEISFSIGFQPQNLVQLYPPAAVTALTVHSEWGLMAAGTAHGLAVFDYVRNKPVSVKCTLNPNDRSGSGDTPISRRKSFKKSLRESFRRLRKGRSQRRATTASPSGNITEKKKLEAPAPGGIGGEGAVDIRPVERQIEARPADDSLGSMVRSLYFARSFIVSMQNTTPTLWAGTNNGTVYVFTLAIPAGVRRAEEDVVCTLGKEIQLKHRAPVIAITILDGSSVPLPEPFEAEKGVAPGPDMTAPHRVVIASEEQFKIFNLPSLKPFCKYKLTAHEGSRVRKTGFAKFTCPVEPAGIHEETCLLCLTNLGECLILSIPELRRQLNAAAIKREDINGISSLTFTKGGEALYLHSSSELERISLSANNVTKAHCALNLPPNARSTPETTVSSVQSIKEEEGEGEQEGVVEGTGEKEIEAPGAARAVTENGIVGSTGDNNSKEPSLRPAASTTDINGDEDRQDINSIGDITIDSVKDHLLNSSLFRNATSSEDLHNRLAGLKMEVTSRTSEISTQNQSVVVKTTTVISQTSSNGTTNGEVETNQSSESQEVNSTTVEREIRSGTETTTTHATITLPPNVEISAADLANLEVQTITVTTEKSKSSMPRTEEISSQN, from the exons GGACGTCTCGTGTCACTGTGCGATGACAATTCTCTCCACTTATGGGAGATTAATGAGAATTCTGTGGTGGAGACAAAGTCATTGGCACTGGAGggtaaattgaagaaaatttcggCAATCTGTCTGGAGTCATCGGGAGAGAATTTACTCCTTGGAACTGAAGGGGGCAATATTTATCTTCTGgatttgaagaaatttaagATGTCtgataatattatttatcaagATGTTGTTATGCAGAA TGTCCCTGAGGATTACAAGAAGAATCCGGGAGCGGTGGAGGCTATAGCCGAGCAACCTGGTCATCCCGACAGTATCCTCATTGGTTACAACCGTGGTCTCATGGTTCTCTGGAATAAAGCCACACCCGGTGCTCAACAG ACATTTATTTCTACTCAACAACTGGAATCGGTTCACTGGATATCTGAGGATAGATTTGTATCGTCACACAATGATGGATCGTACATGTTTTGGAGTCCGGGTAGTGATTCAACATCCGAGCCAACTACAGTTTATGGACCATATCCATGCAAGGCTATTTCGAAAATCTTCGTCTACAGTTTGCCTGA TGACGACGAGATGATGCTCTTCTCTGGTGGCATGCCCCGTTCAAGTTACGGAGACCGTCACACAATAACTGCAATGACAAAATCCAAACACGTGGTTTTCGACCTGACCTCCAAAGTCATAGACTTCTTCGTTGTGACTTCTAAACCTCACGTGGAAACTGAATCCTCAGACGACATAGATGAGAAAGatcctttgaaaaatattccgggTCCGGAGGCCCTGATAATCCTCGCAGAAGAGGAAATCGTTGCAATAGATCTAACAGATCCTGACTGGAAAATGATGGCCCTCCCTTATCTCGTCTCTCTCCACGCGAGCGCAGTCACGTGCTCCCAACATGTACCCAACGTTCCGGAGGAGCTCTGGAATTCCGTAGTAACTTCCGGCAAAACGCAAACCGAGCATCTGTACTCTGATAAAGAATGGCCAATAGACGGTGGTGTTCTTCTCTGTCAGAAAGGCAACAAAAAATTGACGGAGAACAAGAGAGATCTCTTGTTAACTGGTCACGAGGATGGGACGATTCGCTTCTGGGACGCCTCCGGTGTCACCCTGACCCCTCTGTACAAATACAGTTCGTCTCTTTTGTTTACTGGTGAGCATCTAGATGTTCTGGAGCAGTCACCAGACGAGGATCAGGAAGAGTGGCCGCCCTTCCGGAAAGTCGGTACCTTCGATCCTTACTCGGACGATCCTCGTTTGGCTGTCAAGAAGATCCTTCTTTGTCCACTGTCCTCAACCTTAATCGTAGCAGGCACTGCAGGCCACATAATAGTCGCCAAGATCATCTCACAAGTAATACAAAAGCAGATGAAAGCCGTCACCATGAACATTGTCAATGATCGCGATGGTTTCGCCTGGAAGGGTCACGATAGTCTCCCAGTGAGAACAGCTGAGATCTCCTTTTCCATCGGTTTTCAGCCTCAAAATCTCGTTCAACTTTACCCACCAGCCGCTGTTACAGCATTGACAGTTCACAGTGAATGGGGACTGATGGCTGCGGGAACAGCCCATGGTCTCGCTGTCTTCGATTACGTTCGCAATAAGCCAGTCAGTGTGAAATGCACATTGAATCCGAATGATCGATCAGGCTCGGGTGATACTCCGATCTCGCGAAGAAAATCCTTCAAGAAATCATTGAGAGAGTCATTCAGGAGATTGAGGAAAGGAAGATCTCAGCGTAGGGCTACAACAGCTAGTCCTTCAGGTAATATCACTGAGAAAAAGAAACTGGAGGCACCGGCTCCTGGTGGAATTGGTGGAGAGGGAGCTGTTGATATCAGACCTGTTGAGAGACAGATTGAAGCACGTCCAGCTGATGATTCACTGGGTTCGATGGTCAGGAGTCTTTATTTTGCTAGGAGTTTTATCGTCAGCATGCAAAATACAACGCCAACACTCTGGGCCGGCACCAATAATGGTACTGTCTATGTTTTCACACTTGCCATTCCTGCTGGTGTTAGAAGGGCTGAAGAGGATGTTGTCTGCACACTTGGCAAGGAAATTCAGCTAAAGCATCGTGCACCAGTGATAGCTATCACAATTCTCGATGGTTCCAGTGTACCATTGCCAGAGCCTTTTGAAGCTGAAAAAGGTGTTGCCCCTGGGCCAGATATGACTGCACCTCATCGCGTTGTTATAGCCAGTGAGGAGCagttcaaaatatttaatctgCCATCATTGAAGCCATTCTGCAAGTATAAACTTACTGCCCATGAGGGATCACGTGTTCGTAAGACAGGTTTCGCCAAGTTCACCTGTCCAGTTGAACCTGCTGGTATTCACGAGGAGACTTGTCTACTTTGTCTCACTAATCTTGGTGAATGTTTGATATTAAGTATACCTGAATTGAGgagacaactcaatgcagctgCTATTAAACGTGAGGATATCAATGGCATTTCGTCTCTCACTTTTACCAAAGGAGGGGAGGCTCTTTATCTTCACTCGAGTTCCGAGCTTGAACGCATTTCACTGTCTGCTAATAATGTTACAAAAGCACATTGTGCCTTAAATTTACCACCTAATGCAAGATCAACACCCGAGACTACTGTCAGCTCGGTCCAGTCGATCAAGGAGGAGGAGGGTGAGGGTGAACAGGAGGGAGTCGTTGAGGGAACTGGTGAGAAGGAGATTGAGGCACCTGGGGCAGCTCGGGCTGTCACGGAAAACGGAATTGTTGGATCCA CCGGTGATAATAACTCTAAAGAGCCATCATTGAGGCCAGCAGCGAGCACCACTGATATCAATGGAGACGAGGATCGACAAGACATTAATTCCATCGGCGACATCACTATCGACAGCGTTAAGGATCATCTGCT TAACAGTTCACTTTTCAGAAATGCAACGAGTTCGGAAGATCTTCATAATAGGCTTGCTGGCCTCAAGATGGAAGTTACATCGCGCACTTCGGAGATATCAACCCAAAATCAGTCGGTTGTTGTTAAAACAACAACTGTCATATCACAGACTTCGAGTAATGGCACCACTAATGGTGAAGTTGAAACGAATCAGAGTAGTGAATCCCAAGAAGTTAATA GCACTACAGTAGAACGAGAAATACGAAGTGGTACCGAGACAACAACAACGCATGCAACAATTACACTACCGCCCAATGTTGAG ATTAGCGCTGCAGATCTAGCCAACTTAGAAGTCCAAACGATCACAGTGACAACGGAAAAATCCAAGTCATCAATGCCGAGAACCGAGGAAATAAGctctcaaaattaa
- the LOC135167648 gene encoding lethal(2) giant larvae protein homolog 1 isoform X6 yields the protein MLKFIRGKSQQPTPERQKLLKDLFAFRKTVQHGFPNKPTALAWDASLRLMIIGTASGAIKVFGRPGVEFYGQHSTESGETAVTRIIALPNEGRLVSLCDDNSLHLWEINENSVVETKSLALEGKLKKISAICLESSGENLLLGTEGGNIYLLDLKKFKMSDNIIYQDVVMQNVPEDYKKNPGAVEAIAEQPGHPDSILIGYNRGLMVLWNKATPGAQQTFISTQQLESVHWISEDRFVSSHNDGSYMFWSPGSDSTSEPTTVYGPYPCKAISKIFVYSLPDDDEMMLFSGGMPRSSYGDRHTITAMTKSKHVVFDLTSKVIDFFVVTSKPHVETESSDDIDEKDPLKNIPGPEALIILAEEEIVAIDLTDPDWKMMALPYLVSLHASAVTCSQHVPNVPEELWNSVVTSGKTQTEHLYSDKEWPIDGGVLLCQKGNKKLTENKRDLLLTGHEDGTIRFWDASGVTLTPLYKYSSSLLFTGEHLDVLEQSPDEDQEEWPPFRKVGTFDPYSDDPRLAVKKILLCPLSSTLIVAGTAGHIIVAKIISQVIQKQMKAVTMNIVNDRDGFAWKGHDSLPVRTAEISFSIGFQPQNLVQLYPPAAVTALTVHSEWGLMAAGTAHGLAVFDYVRNKPVSVKCTLNPNDRSGSGDTPISRRKSFKKSLRESFRRLRKGRSQRRATTASPSGNITEKKKLEAPAPGGIGGEGAVDIRPVERQIEARPADDSLGSMVRSLYFARSFIVSMQNTTPTLWAGTNNGTVYVFTLAIPAGVRRAEEDVVCTLGKEIQLKHRAPVIAITILDGSSVPLPEPFEAEKGVAPGPDMTAPHRVVIASEEQFKIFNLPSLKPFCKYKLTAHEGSRVRKTGFAKFTCPVEPAGIHEETCLLCLTNLGECLILSIPELRRQLNAAAIKREDINGISSLTFTKGGEALYLHSSSELERISLSANNVTKAHCALNLPPNARSTPETTVSSVQSIKEEEGEGEQEGVVEGTGEKEIEAPGAARAVTENGIVGSTGDNNSKEPSLRPAASTTDINGDEDRQDINSIGDITIDSVKDHLLNATSSEDLHNRLAGLKMEVTSRTSEISTQNQSVVVKTTTVISQTSSNGTTNGEVETNQSSESQEVNSTTVEREIRSGTETTTTHATITLPPNVEISAADLANLEVQTITVTTEKSKSSMPRTEEISSQN from the exons GGACGTCTCGTGTCACTGTGCGATGACAATTCTCTCCACTTATGGGAGATTAATGAGAATTCTGTGGTGGAGACAAAGTCATTGGCACTGGAGggtaaattgaagaaaatttcggCAATCTGTCTGGAGTCATCGGGAGAGAATTTACTCCTTGGAACTGAAGGGGGCAATATTTATCTTCTGgatttgaagaaatttaagATGTCtgataatattatttatcaagATGTTGTTATGCAGAA TGTCCCTGAGGATTACAAGAAGAATCCGGGAGCGGTGGAGGCTATAGCCGAGCAACCTGGTCATCCCGACAGTATCCTCATTGGTTACAACCGTGGTCTCATGGTTCTCTGGAATAAAGCCACACCCGGTGCTCAACAG ACATTTATTTCTACTCAACAACTGGAATCGGTTCACTGGATATCTGAGGATAGATTTGTATCGTCACACAATGATGGATCGTACATGTTTTGGAGTCCGGGTAGTGATTCAACATCCGAGCCAACTACAGTTTATGGACCATATCCATGCAAGGCTATTTCGAAAATCTTCGTCTACAGTTTGCCTGA TGACGACGAGATGATGCTCTTCTCTGGTGGCATGCCCCGTTCAAGTTACGGAGACCGTCACACAATAACTGCAATGACAAAATCCAAACACGTGGTTTTCGACCTGACCTCCAAAGTCATAGACTTCTTCGTTGTGACTTCTAAACCTCACGTGGAAACTGAATCCTCAGACGACATAGATGAGAAAGatcctttgaaaaatattccgggTCCGGAGGCCCTGATAATCCTCGCAGAAGAGGAAATCGTTGCAATAGATCTAACAGATCCTGACTGGAAAATGATGGCCCTCCCTTATCTCGTCTCTCTCCACGCGAGCGCAGTCACGTGCTCCCAACATGTACCCAACGTTCCGGAGGAGCTCTGGAATTCCGTAGTAACTTCCGGCAAAACGCAAACCGAGCATCTGTACTCTGATAAAGAATGGCCAATAGACGGTGGTGTTCTTCTCTGTCAGAAAGGCAACAAAAAATTGACGGAGAACAAGAGAGATCTCTTGTTAACTGGTCACGAGGATGGGACGATTCGCTTCTGGGACGCCTCCGGTGTCACCCTGACCCCTCTGTACAAATACAGTTCGTCTCTTTTGTTTACTGGTGAGCATCTAGATGTTCTGGAGCAGTCACCAGACGAGGATCAGGAAGAGTGGCCGCCCTTCCGGAAAGTCGGTACCTTCGATCCTTACTCGGACGATCCTCGTTTGGCTGTCAAGAAGATCCTTCTTTGTCCACTGTCCTCAACCTTAATCGTAGCAGGCACTGCAGGCCACATAATAGTCGCCAAGATCATCTCACAAGTAATACAAAAGCAGATGAAAGCCGTCACCATGAACATTGTCAATGATCGCGATGGTTTCGCCTGGAAGGGTCACGATAGTCTCCCAGTGAGAACAGCTGAGATCTCCTTTTCCATCGGTTTTCAGCCTCAAAATCTCGTTCAACTTTACCCACCAGCCGCTGTTACAGCATTGACAGTTCACAGTGAATGGGGACTGATGGCTGCGGGAACAGCCCATGGTCTCGCTGTCTTCGATTACGTTCGCAATAAGCCAGTCAGTGTGAAATGCACATTGAATCCGAATGATCGATCAGGCTCGGGTGATACTCCGATCTCGCGAAGAAAATCCTTCAAGAAATCATTGAGAGAGTCATTCAGGAGATTGAGGAAAGGAAGATCTCAGCGTAGGGCTACAACAGCTAGTCCTTCAGGTAATATCACTGAGAAAAAGAAACTGGAGGCACCGGCTCCTGGTGGAATTGGTGGAGAGGGAGCTGTTGATATCAGACCTGTTGAGAGACAGATTGAAGCACGTCCAGCTGATGATTCACTGGGTTCGATGGTCAGGAGTCTTTATTTTGCTAGGAGTTTTATCGTCAGCATGCAAAATACAACGCCAACACTCTGGGCCGGCACCAATAATGGTACTGTCTATGTTTTCACACTTGCCATTCCTGCTGGTGTTAGAAGGGCTGAAGAGGATGTTGTCTGCACACTTGGCAAGGAAATTCAGCTAAAGCATCGTGCACCAGTGATAGCTATCACAATTCTCGATGGTTCCAGTGTACCATTGCCAGAGCCTTTTGAAGCTGAAAAAGGTGTTGCCCCTGGGCCAGATATGACTGCACCTCATCGCGTTGTTATAGCCAGTGAGGAGCagttcaaaatatttaatctgCCATCATTGAAGCCATTCTGCAAGTATAAACTTACTGCCCATGAGGGATCACGTGTTCGTAAGACAGGTTTCGCCAAGTTCACCTGTCCAGTTGAACCTGCTGGTATTCACGAGGAGACTTGTCTACTTTGTCTCACTAATCTTGGTGAATGTTTGATATTAAGTATACCTGAATTGAGgagacaactcaatgcagctgCTATTAAACGTGAGGATATCAATGGCATTTCGTCTCTCACTTTTACCAAAGGAGGGGAGGCTCTTTATCTTCACTCGAGTTCCGAGCTTGAACGCATTTCACTGTCTGCTAATAATGTTACAAAAGCACATTGTGCCTTAAATTTACCACCTAATGCAAGATCAACACCCGAGACTACTGTCAGCTCGGTCCAGTCGATCAAGGAGGAGGAGGGTGAGGGTGAACAGGAGGGAGTCGTTGAGGGAACTGGTGAGAAGGAGATTGAGGCACCTGGGGCAGCTCGGGCTGTCACGGAAAACGGAATTGTTGGATCCA CCGGTGATAATAACTCTAAAGAGCCATCATTGAGGCCAGCAGCGAGCACCACTGATATCAATGGAGACGAGGATCGACAAGACATTAATTCCATCGGCGACATCACTATCGACAGCGTTAAGGATCATCTGCT AAATGCAACGAGTTCGGAAGATCTTCATAATAGGCTTGCTGGCCTCAAGATGGAAGTTACATCGCGCACTTCGGAGATATCAACCCAAAATCAGTCGGTTGTTGTTAAAACAACAACTGTCATATCACAGACTTCGAGTAATGGCACCACTAATGGTGAAGTTGAAACGAATCAGAGTAGTGAATCCCAAGAAGTTAATA GCACTACAGTAGAACGAGAAATACGAAGTGGTACCGAGACAACAACAACGCATGCAACAATTACACTACCGCCCAATGTTGAG ATTAGCGCTGCAGATCTAGCCAACTTAGAAGTCCAAACGATCACAGTGACAACGGAAAAATCCAAGTCATCAATGCCGAGAACCGAGGAAATAAGctctcaaaattaa
- the LOC135167648 gene encoding lethal(2) giant larvae protein homolog 1 isoform X2 — protein MLKFIRGKSQQPTPERQKLLKDLFAFRKTVQHGFPNKPTALAWDASLRLMIIGTASGAIKVFGRPGVEFYGQHSTESGETAVTRIIALPNEGRLVSLCDDNSLHLWEINENSVVETKSLALEGKLKKISAICLESSGENLLLGTEGGNIYLLDLKKFKMSDNIIYQDVVMQNVPEDYKKNPGAVEAIAEQPGHPDSILIGYNRGLMVLWNKATPGAQQLMGLFSRAQTFISTQQLESVHWISEDRFVSSHNDGSYMFWSPGSDSTSEPTTVYGPYPCKAISKIFVYSLPDDDEMMLFSGGMPRSSYGDRHTITAMTKSKHVVFDLTSKVIDFFVVTSKPHVETESSDDIDEKDPLKNIPGPEALIILAEEEIVAIDLTDPDWKMMALPYLVSLHASAVTCSQHVPNVPEELWNSVVTSGKTQTEHLYSDKEWPIDGGVLLCQKGNKKLTENKRDLLLTGHEDGTIRFWDASGVTLTPLYKYSSSLLFTGEHLDVLEQSPDEDQEEWPPFRKVGTFDPYSDDPRLAVKKILLCPLSSTLIVAGTAGHIIVAKIISQVIQKQMKAVTMNIVNDRDGFAWKGHDSLPVRTAEISFSIGFQPQNLVQLYPPAAVTALTVHSEWGLMAAGTAHGLAVFDYVRNKPVSVKCTLNPNDRSGSGDTPISRRKSFKKSLRESFRRLRKGRSQRRATTASPSGNITEKKKLEAPAPGGIGGEGAVDIRPVERQIEARPADDSLGSMVRSLYFARSFIVSMQNTTPTLWAGTNNGTVYVFTLAIPAGVRRAEEDVVCTLGKEIQLKHRAPVIAITILDGSSVPLPEPFEAEKGVAPGPDMTAPHRVVIASEEQFKIFNLPSLKPFCKYKLTAHEGSRVRKTGFAKFTCPVEPAGIHEETCLLCLTNLGECLILSIPELRRQLNAAAIKREDINGISSLTFTKGGEALYLHSSSELERISLSANNVTKAHCALNLPPNARSTPETTVSSVQSIKEEEGEGEQEGVVEGTGEKEIEAPGAARAVTENGIVGSTGDNNSKEPSLRPAASTTDINGDEDRQDINSIGDITIDSVKDHLLNATSSEDLHNRLAGLKMEVTSRTSEISTQNQSVVVKTTTVISQTSSNGTTNGEVETNQSSESQEVNSTTVEREIRSGTETTTTHATITLPPNVEISAADLANLEVQTITVTTEKSKSSMPRTEEISSQN, from the exons GGACGTCTCGTGTCACTGTGCGATGACAATTCTCTCCACTTATGGGAGATTAATGAGAATTCTGTGGTGGAGACAAAGTCATTGGCACTGGAGggtaaattgaagaaaatttcggCAATCTGTCTGGAGTCATCGGGAGAGAATTTACTCCTTGGAACTGAAGGGGGCAATATTTATCTTCTGgatttgaagaaatttaagATGTCtgataatattatttatcaagATGTTGTTATGCAGAA TGTCCCTGAGGATTACAAGAAGAATCCGGGAGCGGTGGAGGCTATAGCCGAGCAACCTGGTCATCCCGACAGTATCCTCATTGGTTACAACCGTGGTCTCATGGTTCTCTGGAATAAAGCCACACCCGGTGCTCAACAG TTGATGGGTTTATTTTCCCGTGCCCAGACATTTATTTCTACTCAACAACTGGAATCGGTTCACTGGATATCTGAGGATAGATTTGTATCGTCACACAATGATGGATCGTACATGTTTTGGAGTCCGGGTAGTGATTCAACATCCGAGCCAACTACAGTTTATGGACCATATCCATGCAAGGCTATTTCGAAAATCTTCGTCTACAGTTTGCCTGA TGACGACGAGATGATGCTCTTCTCTGGTGGCATGCCCCGTTCAAGTTACGGAGACCGTCACACAATAACTGCAATGACAAAATCCAAACACGTGGTTTTCGACCTGACCTCCAAAGTCATAGACTTCTTCGTTGTGACTTCTAAACCTCACGTGGAAACTGAATCCTCAGACGACATAGATGAGAAAGatcctttgaaaaatattccgggTCCGGAGGCCCTGATAATCCTCGCAGAAGAGGAAATCGTTGCAATAGATCTAACAGATCCTGACTGGAAAATGATGGCCCTCCCTTATCTCGTCTCTCTCCACGCGAGCGCAGTCACGTGCTCCCAACATGTACCCAACGTTCCGGAGGAGCTCTGGAATTCCGTAGTAACTTCCGGCAAAACGCAAACCGAGCATCTGTACTCTGATAAAGAATGGCCAATAGACGGTGGTGTTCTTCTCTGTCAGAAAGGCAACAAAAAATTGACGGAGAACAAGAGAGATCTCTTGTTAACTGGTCACGAGGATGGGACGATTCGCTTCTGGGACGCCTCCGGTGTCACCCTGACCCCTCTGTACAAATACAGTTCGTCTCTTTTGTTTACTGGTGAGCATCTAGATGTTCTGGAGCAGTCACCAGACGAGGATCAGGAAGAGTGGCCGCCCTTCCGGAAAGTCGGTACCTTCGATCCTTACTCGGACGATCCTCGTTTGGCTGTCAAGAAGATCCTTCTTTGTCCACTGTCCTCAACCTTAATCGTAGCAGGCACTGCAGGCCACATAATAGTCGCCAAGATCATCTCACAAGTAATACAAAAGCAGATGAAAGCCGTCACCATGAACATTGTCAATGATCGCGATGGTTTCGCCTGGAAGGGTCACGATAGTCTCCCAGTGAGAACAGCTGAGATCTCCTTTTCCATCGGTTTTCAGCCTCAAAATCTCGTTCAACTTTACCCACCAGCCGCTGTTACAGCATTGACAGTTCACAGTGAATGGGGACTGATGGCTGCGGGAACAGCCCATGGTCTCGCTGTCTTCGATTACGTTCGCAATAAGCCAGTCAGTGTGAAATGCACATTGAATCCGAATGATCGATCAGGCTCGGGTGATACTCCGATCTCGCGAAGAAAATCCTTCAAGAAATCATTGAGAGAGTCATTCAGGAGATTGAGGAAAGGAAGATCTCAGCGTAGGGCTACAACAGCTAGTCCTTCAGGTAATATCACTGAGAAAAAGAAACTGGAGGCACCGGCTCCTGGTGGAATTGGTGGAGAGGGAGCTGTTGATATCAGACCTGTTGAGAGACAGATTGAAGCACGTCCAGCTGATGATTCACTGGGTTCGATGGTCAGGAGTCTTTATTTTGCTAGGAGTTTTATCGTCAGCATGCAAAATACAACGCCAACACTCTGGGCCGGCACCAATAATGGTACTGTCTATGTTTTCACACTTGCCATTCCTGCTGGTGTTAGAAGGGCTGAAGAGGATGTTGTCTGCACACTTGGCAAGGAAATTCAGCTAAAGCATCGTGCACCAGTGATAGCTATCACAATTCTCGATGGTTCCAGTGTACCATTGCCAGAGCCTTTTGAAGCTGAAAAAGGTGTTGCCCCTGGGCCAGATATGACTGCACCTCATCGCGTTGTTATAGCCAGTGAGGAGCagttcaaaatatttaatctgCCATCATTGAAGCCATTCTGCAAGTATAAACTTACTGCCCATGAGGGATCACGTGTTCGTAAGACAGGTTTCGCCAAGTTCACCTGTCCAGTTGAACCTGCTGGTATTCACGAGGAGACTTGTCTACTTTGTCTCACTAATCTTGGTGAATGTTTGATATTAAGTATACCTGAATTGAGgagacaactcaatgcagctgCTATTAAACGTGAGGATATCAATGGCATTTCGTCTCTCACTTTTACCAAAGGAGGGGAGGCTCTTTATCTTCACTCGAGTTCCGAGCTTGAACGCATTTCACTGTCTGCTAATAATGTTACAAAAGCACATTGTGCCTTAAATTTACCACCTAATGCAAGATCAACACCCGAGACTACTGTCAGCTCGGTCCAGTCGATCAAGGAGGAGGAGGGTGAGGGTGAACAGGAGGGAGTCGTTGAGGGAACTGGTGAGAAGGAGATTGAGGCACCTGGGGCAGCTCGGGCTGTCACGGAAAACGGAATTGTTGGATCCA CCGGTGATAATAACTCTAAAGAGCCATCATTGAGGCCAGCAGCGAGCACCACTGATATCAATGGAGACGAGGATCGACAAGACATTAATTCCATCGGCGACATCACTATCGACAGCGTTAAGGATCATCTGCT AAATGCAACGAGTTCGGAAGATCTTCATAATAGGCTTGCTGGCCTCAAGATGGAAGTTACATCGCGCACTTCGGAGATATCAACCCAAAATCAGTCGGTTGTTGTTAAAACAACAACTGTCATATCACAGACTTCGAGTAATGGCACCACTAATGGTGAAGTTGAAACGAATCAGAGTAGTGAATCCCAAGAAGTTAATA GCACTACAGTAGAACGAGAAATACGAAGTGGTACCGAGACAACAACAACGCATGCAACAATTACACTACCGCCCAATGTTGAG ATTAGCGCTGCAGATCTAGCCAACTTAGAAGTCCAAACGATCACAGTGACAACGGAAAAATCCAAGTCATCAATGCCGAGAACCGAGGAAATAAGctctcaaaattaa